The Acinetobacter calcoaceticus sequence CCGGTACCAATTGCTCCACCCATAGCAATTAATTGGATATGTCGATTTTTTAGTCCTCGTTGCAGTGTAGAAGATTCGTTGGTCAAAGGTCTTCACTCACAATGAATAAGTAAATTATTCTAATAGATGGAGTTATTTTAGCCTAGACTACAAATTAATAAGCTGTGACTGAAAAGTAATATTAAAATATATTTAAAATCATTGGTTTACTTTTAATATTTCAATATAGAGTGAAAAGTGCTCTAAAAAATATAATTTCATATAGACTTTTTTTCTTAGATTTTGCTTAGATTAAGTCATTGCAAGCACATTGCTAAATTCTCAAAATATGCTCGCGTCAATATGATTGATGTATAAAAGCAGAGTGCTATCTCTTGACCTTAAAACAATTTAAGATGAAGAGAAGGGTAAACAAGAATGCTTGTTTTGATATAGAAGAACATAATAGTAAGGATAACAGTTGATATGAGCTCAGTACCGCAAATTAAAATTCCAGCAACTTATATGCGTGGTGGAACCAGTAAAGGTGTATTTTTTAAGCTTGATGATTTGCCGGAAAAAGCCCAAGTTGCAGGACAAGCACGAGATCAACTCTTACTCCGTGTAATTGGTAGCCCAGACCCATATGGAAAACAAATTGATGGGATGGGGGGAGCTACTTCTAGTACGAGCAAAACTGTTATTCTCGCTAAAAGTACTCAGCCAGATCATGATGTGGATTATTTATTTGGTCAGGTTTCAATAGATCAGCCTTTTGTAGACTGGAGTGGTAACTGCGGTAATTTAACTGCTGCTGTTGGCTCTTTTGCGATTTCAAATGGTTTGGTTGATGCAGACCGTATTCCTGAAAATGGCCTATGCACGGTTCGAATTTGGCAAAAAAATATTCAAAAAACCATTATTGCGCATGTGCCTATGACGAATGGTCAAGTTCAAGAAACTGGAGATTTCGAGCTTGATGGGGTGACATTCCCCGCAGCCGAAGTGCAAATTGAGTTTTTAGATCCGGCCGATGATGGTGAAGAAGGCGGCGATATGTTCCCTACAGGAAATGTTGTCGACGAATTAGATGTCCCTGATATTGGTCGTTTTCAAGCGACATTTATTAATGCCGGAATTCCAACCATTTTCTTAAATGCAGAAGATTTGGGTTACCACGGTACAGAATTACAAGATCATATTAATAGTGATGCAGCAGCACTGACACGTTTTGAAAAAATTCGTGCATATGGCGCGGTACAGATGGGTTTAATTAAAGACATTTCAGAAGCGGCTGCGCGTCAGCACACACCAAAAATTGCTTTTGTTTCTAAACCGAAAAACTATACCGCTTCAAGTGGTAAGCCTGTTTCAGAGAGTGATGTTGATTTACTTGTTCGTGCCTTGTCGATGGGTAAATTGCACCATGCCATGATGGGAACGGCGGCAGTTGCGATTGGTACAGCAGCTGCAATTCCTGGCACATTGGTAAATTTAGCTGCGGGTGGAGGTGAACGTGAAGCGGTACGTTTTGGCCATCCATCAGGAACATTACGTGTTGGTGCTCAAGCTGAGCTTATTAATGATCAATGGGCAGTTAAAAAAGCTATTATGAGTCGTAGTGCACGTGTGTTAATGGAAGGTTGGGTTCGCGTTCCGGGTGACAGTTTCTAAACTTCCTCTAAATAAAAAGCCTCTCAATGTGTAGAGGCTTTTTTACACTTGCCTTTGAAAAACTCATCACCCACTTTTCACGGTGAATCGTGTATGATGTAGCGCATGAATGCTTCATTACATTCAATAAAATTTCTCTACTGATTTTATCGAGGCGACTGTGTCATCACTCTCTCAAGTTAATGCGGATGTTTTAAACCAAGCTCAACAACGTATTCAACAAGATTTATTGACGACATTGGCCGCATTTTCGATTCCTGAACCTTTAAAAAGTGCAGTACACCATGCGGTTATGCTTGGTGGAAAACGTGTACGTCCGGCTTTGTGTTATGCCACTGCTTCTTTACAGCCAAATCCAAATTTTGCTGCTGCACGCCGTGCGGCGGTAGCAGTCGAGTTAATTCATTGTTATTCACTGGCTCACGATGACTTGCCTTGTATGGACAATGATTTACTGCGTCGTGGTCAGCCGACTTGTCATGTTGCGTTTGGTGAAGATACTGCTTTGCTTGCAGGTGATATTTTACAATCGATGGCTTTTGAGGTTTTAGGTAGCCGTTTGTTTGATGAACAAGGGCTGGGTACTGACGCCACGATTGTATTAAAACAAATTCAGATTCTAGCAACAGCCACCTCTAAAATGGTCTGTGGACAAGTGTTAGACTTACAAGCTGAAGCTAAGCAAATTGCTCAAGATGAACTTGAAAATATTCATCGTAATAAAACTGGCGCACTCATTCAGGCCGCAATTATGATGGGTGCAGTCACCATTTTTTCTGGAACAGATCAAGCAATTCCAAAATTACGCCAATATGGGCAGACCATTGGACTGGCTTTTCAGGTATTAGACGATATTCTCGATATTACGTCGAGTACCGAAGCTTTGGGTAAAACAGCTGGTAAGGATGAGCAAGTTCAAAAATCGACATATCCAGCTTTAATGGGTCTCGAACAAGCACAGATTTATGCCAAAGCATTGCATGATCAAGCTTTTGAAGCCTTAGCCTATTTTGGTGATGATGCAAAAGAATTAACTGAGATCTCACAATTTCTTTTAGCACGTACCAATTAATAATATTAAATCAATATTCATAACTTCTATTCATGCGAAATGAATAAAGGAGAAAAGAATGAATGGTGAACAACTCCATCAAAAAGCAATTGAAATTGCGCTTAATCTTCCCTTTAGTCAACAGACTCATCCTTTTGGGCCAGATTATGAAGTTTTTAAAATTTTAGAAAAAATATTCATGCTGACAACAGAAGTGGCAGGCGTCAAAATGATTAATGTGAAGTGTGATCCGTATAAGAGTCAGGAATATCAGGAGCTTTATTCATTTATTATTCCGGGCTATCACATGAATAAAAAGCACTGGATTTCGATTACACCGCATAAGAACTTAACAAGCGATTTACTTGAAGATTTAATTCACGATTCTTATGATTTAGTCGTAAAAAAATTACCTTTGAAAGATCAGAAAAGATTAAAAAACCAGTAATATAAAAGATAAATAAAATAAAAAAACGGCGACCTTTAGATCACCGTTCCGATATTAATTTTGCTAATCAAATAATAGGGTTAGCTATGTTTTCCCATAATACCGCGAATAGTATTTAAAACATCGGCAGGTAAAACCACAGTTTTGGCATTATTAGATTTCGCCATATCTTGCATGGCTTTTACATATTGTTCACCCAAAAGGTAAGCAACAGGAATCTCTTTATCTCCAACAGCACTGGTCACCATTGTAATCGCTTTTTGAGATGCTTCAGCTAAAACAACTTGAGCTTCTGCGTCACGACGTGAGGCTTCTAAACGACCTTCTGCACTTAAAATAGCTGCCTGTTTTTCACCATCGGCTTTAGTAACAGCAGCACGACGTTGACGTTCTGCAGCAGCTTGTTCTTCCATGGCAGCTTGCATGGTATGAGAGGGTTGAATGTCCTGAATTTCGACTGTTTTTAGGGTAATGCCCCAATCTGAAATATCGTCAGAAATAGCAGCTTTTAATTTAGCTTTGATGTGATCTCGTGAAGACAATGCATCATCTAGATCCATTTCACCAACAATAGAACGTAATGAAGTTTGTACAAGGTTTTGAATCGCCCATGTATAGTTTTCAATACCATATACTGCTTTTTCTGGTGTGGTTAAATTAATATAAGCTACTGCATTCATCAGCAATACAGCGTTGTCACGTGTAATTACTTCTTGCGATGGAATATCCAGCACAATATCTTTAGTGGTGATTTTATAAGCCACTTCATCTACATAAGGGATAACAAAATTAAGCCCCGGATTAAGGGTAGAGTGGTATTTACCTAAACG is a genomic window containing:
- the prpF gene encoding 2-methylaconitate cis-trans isomerase PrpF — translated: MSSVPQIKIPATYMRGGTSKGVFFKLDDLPEKAQVAGQARDQLLLRVIGSPDPYGKQIDGMGGATSSTSKTVILAKSTQPDHDVDYLFGQVSIDQPFVDWSGNCGNLTAAVGSFAISNGLVDADRIPENGLCTVRIWQKNIQKTIIAHVPMTNGQVQETGDFELDGVTFPAAEVQIEFLDPADDGEEGGDMFPTGNVVDELDVPDIGRFQATFINAGIPTIFLNAEDLGYHGTELQDHINSDAAALTRFEKIRAYGAVQMGLIKDISEAAARQHTPKIAFVSKPKNYTASSGKPVSESDVDLLVRALSMGKLHHAMMGTAAVAIGTAAAIPGTLVNLAAGGGEREAVRFGHPSGTLRVGAQAELINDQWAVKKAIMSRSARVLMEGWVRVPGDSF
- a CDS encoding polyprenyl synthetase family protein; this encodes MSSLSQVNADVLNQAQQRIQQDLLTTLAAFSIPEPLKSAVHHAVMLGGKRVRPALCYATASLQPNPNFAAARRAAVAVELIHCYSLAHDDLPCMDNDLLRRGQPTCHVAFGEDTALLAGDILQSMAFEVLGSRLFDEQGLGTDATIVLKQIQILATATSKMVCGQVLDLQAEAKQIAQDELENIHRNKTGALIQAAIMMGAVTIFSGTDQAIPKLRQYGQTIGLAFQVLDDILDITSSTEALGKTAGKDEQVQKSTYPALMGLEQAQIYAKALHDQAFEALAYFGDDAKELTEISQFLLARTN
- a CDS encoding MmcQ/YjbR family DNA-binding protein; translated protein: MNGEQLHQKAIEIALNLPFSQQTHPFGPDYEVFKILEKIFMLTTEVAGVKMINVKCDPYKSQEYQELYSFIIPGYHMNKKHWISITPHKNLTSDLLEDLIHDSYDLVVKKLPLKDQKRLKNQ
- a CDS encoding SPFH domain-containing protein, whose translation is MPVGTIIVLAFLAFVGITIFKGVRIVPQGYKWIVQRLGKYHSTLNPGLNFVIPYVDEVAYKITTKDIVLDIPSQEVITRDNAVLLMNAVAYINLTTPEKAVYGIENYTWAIQNLVQTSLRSIVGEMDLDDALSSRDHIKAKLKAAISDDISDWGITLKTVEIQDIQPSHTMQAAMEEQAAAERQRRAAVTKADGEKQAAILSAEGRLEASRRDAEAQVVLAEASQKAITMVTSAVGDKEIPVAYLLGEQYVKAMQDMAKSNNAKTVVLPADVLNTIRGIMGKHS